From one Plasmodium coatneyi strain Hackeri chromosome 9, complete sequence genomic stretch:
- a CDS encoding Protein tyrosine phosphatase, translating to MPNSGDCDFLNAPAHPPCNNRIISASRDGANIRNIGTRSRGVRNCDQLIHTVYVKHFQMESYLGNINYNMDYLNPVLNHPTKIEHGKIKILILDAPTNDLLPLYIKEMKNYNVTDLVRTCERTYNDGEITSAGINVHELIFPDGDAPTVDIVSNWLTIVNNVIKNNRAVAVHCVAGLGRAPVLASIVLIEFGMDPIDAIVFIRDRRKGAINKRQLQFLKAYKKKKKKKNCLSKCHFM from the coding sequence ATGCCAAACAGTGGTGATTGCGATTTTTTAAACGCACCTGCCCACCCCCCGTGTAATAATCGTATTATCAGCGCCAGCCGTGACGGGGCGAACATCCGCAACATCGGCACTAGAAGTCGAGGCGTGCGTAACTGTGACCAATTGATTCATACAGTATACGTGAAGCACTTCCAAATGGAGAGTTACCTGGGCAACATAAATTACAACATGGATTACCTCAATCCAGTTTTAAACCACCCGACGAAAATCGAACATGGGAAGATAAAGATCCTCATTTTGGATGCACCCACCAATGACCTACtcccattatatataaaagaaatgaaaaattacaatgtgACAGATCTAGTGAGGACATGTGAACGGACTTACAACGACGGGGAAATAACCAGTGCGGGAATAAATGTCCACGAGCTAATATTCCCGGATGGCGATGCCCCCACGGTTGATATAGTAAGTAACTGGTTGACCATTGTAAATAATGTTATAAAGAACAACCGCGCAGTTGCAGTTCACTGTGTTGCAGGATTGGGTAGAGCCCCCGTGTTAGCTTCTATTGTGCTCATCGAATTCGGTATGGATCCGATTGACGCAATAGTTTTTATACGGGACAGAAGGAAGGGCGCCATTAACAAGAGGCAACTTCAGTTTCTGAAGGCgtacaagaagaagaagaaaaaaaaaaactgcctCAGCAAATGTCACTTTATGTGA
- a CDS encoding UDP-galactose transporter encodes MAKLKKNSMMFWKRDSNDMSYFYNMLNGLICVSGIYFFFLIFGYYQEKLPNLGKGKDKFYYNIFLICILCFSNSVCSLTAVFIKSKMNKENFLQDLKKNVDKYFIKQIMLISVTYSIAMIATNYSLSHVNFPTQVLVKSGKMIPIVVGGYCFFGKKYPYYDYISVFLITSSLVVFNLLRTKSSKEVHQTTFGLLLLCISLMCDGLTGPRQDKLLSKYNVNSINLMFYVNIFAFFFNLLASLIIEGAKPYNFLSKYSNSYYYILAFSISGTLGQFFVFYSLKVYGSLYTSLFTTLRKALSTVVSVYLFGHVLKPLQWGCIAVIFSTLIIQNYLKQQAKKVHSKTK; translated from the coding sequence atggcgaaattgaaaaagaacaGCATGATGTTTTGGAAGAGGGACAGCAACGATATGTCGTATTTTTATAACATGCTAAATGGACTGATCTGTGTCAGtgggatatattttttctttttaatttttggaTATTATCAAGAGAAATTACCAAACCTGGGCAAAGGAAAGGACAAATTTTACTacaacatatttttaatatgcatattatgTTTCTCCAACAGTGTGTGCAGTTTAACGGCGGTGTTTattaaaagtaaaatgaacaaggagaattttttacaggatttaaaaaaaaacgtggaCAAGTATTTTATCAAACAAATAATGCTTATATCTGTAACGTATTCCATTGCAATGATAGCAACAAATTATTCCCTAAGTCATGTTAATTTTCCAACGCAAGTTTTGGTAAAGTCAGGCAAAATGATCCCCATAGTTGTTGGTGGGTACTGTttctttggaaaaaaatatccctACTATGATTACATTTCTGTATTCTTAATCACATCATCGTTAGTCGTATTCAACCTATTAAGAACGAAATCGTCGAAGGAAGTTCACCAGACAACTTTTGGACTGCTCCTCTTATGCATATCTCTAATGTGTGATGGATTGACTGGACCAAGACAAGACAAGCTCCTGAGCAAATACAACGTAAACTCCATCAACTTAATGTTTTACGTAAATatatttgcctttttctttaacctTTTGGCTTCACTAATTATCGAAGGTGCTAAGCCGTATAACTTTCTATCCAAGTATAGCAATTCCTACTACTACATTTTAGCTTTCTCCATCAGTGGGACGTTGGGACagtttttcgttttctaCTCGCTCAAGGTGTATGGGAGTTTGTATACCAGTCTGTTCACCACGCTGAGGAAGGCGCTAAGTACAGTCGTTTCGGTGTACCTCTTTGGCCACGTATTGAAGCCTCTGCAGTGGGGTTGCATTGccgtcattttttccacgcTCATTATACAGAACTACCTCAAGCAGCAGGCGAAGAAGGTGCACAGCAAGACCAAGTGA
- a CDS encoding Ubiquitin: MAISVSFKVTGGKEFTISVEPEITVLELKQKCAEHVDIPVECQRLIFKGKILKDKEPLTTYGVSDGITMHLVRSAAPVKEPEAEKETNKNEGAGSNTSATPTPNLGTNPGENMNDLSDNPLIQMFLQSGAGGDMNMNAGLGAGDNFNLGAFANFLNPGGNGEINRDSISSLLNNPLARSLMNEISNNPEMLANIVSNNPLLRNTFSQSPIMQPVLENPNLLRELMRPEFLQAGLQFENALNMNNAANNNGANNAGNNQRGLRMEDLLSNLNNLANANAGAGTGTTGDNNNSNNNLNNMSSLFQSPELLQTFQQVMRANRNLGNFNFPGAGQNMDFNTGNVADNRPPEEKYASQLLSLQEMGFIDNDANIQALQETGGDVNSAVTRLLEKGFN; the protein is encoded by the exons ATGGCGATCAGTGTGTCATTCAAAGTTACGGGGGGCAAAGAATTCACCATTTCGGTGGAACCCGAAATTACCGTATTGGAATTAAAGCAAAAATGTGCTGAACATGTAGATATCCCTGTTGAGTGTCAGAGgcttatttttaaag GAAAAATATTGAAGGATAAAGAACCCTTAACAACGTATGGCGTAAGCGACGGGATCACCATGCACTTGGTTCGCAGCGCGGCCCCTGTGAAGGAAc CTGAAGCTGAGAAGGAGACAAACAAGAACGAAGGAGCGGGAAGCAACACGAGCGCGACCCCAACCCCGAACCTTGGCACAAATCCAGGCGAGAACATGAATGACCTTAGTGACAATCCACTAATTCAGATGTTTCTGCAGAGTGGAGCGGGAG GAGACATGAACATGAATGCGGGACTAGGCGCAGGAGACAACTTCAACCTGGGCGCATTcgccaattttttaaaccccGGAGGAAATGGAGAAATAAATCGAGACAGCATCAGCTCTCTGTTAAACAACCCACTTGCGAGATCCCTAATGAACGAAATTAGTAACAACCCAGAGATGCTAGCGAACATAGTATCCAACAACCCACTCCTGAGGAATACATTTTCGCAGAGCCCTATAATGCAGCCAGTGTTGGAAAATCCAAACCTATTAAGGGAATTAATGAGGCCGGAATTTTTACAGGCAGGTTTACAGTTTGAAAATGCCCTGAACATGAACAATGCGGCCAACAACAACGGTGCGAACAATGCAGGAAATAATCAGCGGGGACTAAGAATGGAAGATCTGTTGAGTAACCTGAACAATTTAGCAAATGCCAATGCAGGCGCTGGTACAGGAACGACAGGTGACAACAATAACAGTAATAAcaatttgaataatatgaGTTCTCTTTTTCAGTCACCAGAATTGTTGCAAACGTTCCAACAAGTTATGCGAGCAAATCGTAACTTGGgcaattttaattttcccgGTGCGGGTCAAAATATGGACTTCAACACAGGCAATGTTGCTGATAACAGACCACCCGAGGAGAAATACGCCTCCCAATTGTTGAGTCTACAAGAGATGGGCTTCATCGACAATGACGCGAATATTCAGGCTTTGCAGGAAACTGGGGGGGACGTAAATTCCGCCGTCACGCGGTTGTTGGAGAAGGGCTTCAATTAG